A genomic stretch from Psilocybe cubensis strain MGC-MH-2018 chromosome 1, whole genome shotgun sequence includes:
- a CDS encoding Protein qutG → MTSPELTSADLRSILDFTVKLARKAGDIILEGSAAIQSASSESGVGEKKNSVDLVTEFDVKVEELVKKELKSQYPTFQFIGEESYAAGSRPPLTDTPTFCVDPIDGTTNFIHGFPFVCISLGLIYRRQPILGVIYNPFLDHLYTGISGQGSYLTSKDSEPVRLPLSKPAKPLSSLSQALIAVEWGSDRSQTTINAKSSSFSRLAGDPAQGVADAKMAHSLRSVGSAALNFALVAQGGLDLYWEIGCWPWDVCAGIVIAQEAGAVVCGSYASFSSTSKENKFGVVTEEILTGRKYIVVRAIGDAQTEKGVETQRRIIEEFYTTVEEVEPV, encoded by the exons ATGACCTCACCTGAACTCACCTCTGCTGACCTGCGAAGTATTCTTGATTTTACCGTTAAACTCGCTCGTAAGGCAGGCGACATCATTCTTGAGGGCTCTGCTGCAATCCAGTCGGCCTCTTCCGAATCGGGAGTTGGTGAAAAGAAGAACTCGGTGGATCTGGTTACAGAATTCGATGTCAAGGTTGAGGAGCTGGTCAAAAAGGAGCTCAAGTCCCAATATCCGACCTTCCAATT TATTGGAGAAGAATCTTATGCTGCAGGCTCGCGCCCTCCTCTGACAGACACGCCTACTTTCTGCGTTGATCCTATAG ATGGCACAACTAATTTTATCCATGGATTTCCATTTGTCTGCATTTCATTGGGCCTGATTTATAGACGTCAGCCCATCCTTGGGGTCATCTACAATCCGTTTTTGGACCATTTG TACACCGGTATATCAGGCCAGGGCTCGTACTTGACGTCAAAAGATTCTGAACCGGTTAGATTGCCCCTTTCCAAGCCTGCAAAACCATTATCTTCATTGAGTCAAGCATTAATCG CTGTCGAATGGGGGTCAGATCGTTCGCAGACTACAATTAATGCCAAATCAAGTTCCTTCTCCCGCCTTGCTGGGGATCCTGCACAAGGCGTAGCTGACGCAAAGATGGCTCATTCACTTAGGTCCGTGGGAAGTGCTGCGTTAAACTTTGCACTGGTTGCGCAAGGGGGCCTTGATTTGTACTG GGAAATCGGATGCTGGCCATGGGATGTTTGTGCGGGTATTGTCATTGCACAAGAAGCTGGGGCAGTCGTTTGTGGATCCTACGCTAGTttttcctccacctccaaagaGAATAAATTCGGTGTCGTTACGGAGGAAATACTAACTGGAAGAAAGTATATTGTTGTCCGTGCAATAGGAGATGCTCAG ACCGAGAAGGGTGTTGAGACGCAGCGGAGGATTATTGAGGAATTCTACACCACTGTCGAGGAAGTTGAACCCGTTTGA
- a CDS encoding Cell surface mannoprotein MP65: MKFILVLLAGLATQTYAATNFYGMVAANAIGGKAPYTCRTQTDWNNLAKTTKANGFKSLRIVGFDCNALPRASKAAEKYGLTVLAGIYIHKTVAEAKKQIDDEVQIFMANYWKYGASRYVGLTIGNEVNDTTRNIMQRVYDVRGYLRMMGVKTPVSTVHTWVRIRDEPSLCGGDFVAANAHAFFDGYRTSRQAGDFLFKLAVPSLQKKCPGKKLIITESGWPSEGRNNSRAIASGFDERMAILNLNCACRDDRSVTVYAFEADNQLWKDNENERSFGIFGKLELRSIFDICN; encoded by the exons ATGAAGTTCATTCTCGTTCTCCTTGCAGGGCTAGCGACTCAGACGTACGCAGCCACCAACTTCTACGGCATGGTGGCAGCCAACGCCATCGGCGGAAAGGCGCCGTACACATGCCGTACGCAGACAGAC TGGAATAATCTTGCTAAAACGACAAAGGCGAATGGGTTCAAATCGCTACGCATCGTCGGGTTCGACTGTAATGCGCTACCTAGGGCGTCGAAGGCTGCTGAGAAGTATGGATTGACTGTACTTGCCGGAATTTATATTCAT AAAACTGTTGCCGAGGCGAAAAAACAGATCGA TGACGAAGTGCAGATCTTCATGGCAAATTATTGGAAATATGGTGCTTCACGTTATGTTGGACTGACGATCGGAAATGAG GTCAACGACACGACCAGGAATATCATGCAGAGAGTATACGATGTCCGAG GCTACCTCCGGATGATGGGGGTCAAGACACCGGTATCGACTGTGCACACCTGGGTCCGAATTCGAGATGAGCCATCTCTGTGTGGCGGGGATTTTGTAGCCGCAAATGCTCA TGCGTTCTTTGATGGCTATCGCACATCACGCCAGGCTGGTGATTTCCTGTTCAAACTGGCAGTCCCGTCGCTACAGAAAAAGTGCCCGGGCAAGAAGTTGATTATCACAGA GTCTGGATGGCCGTCGGAGGGACGCAACAACTCGAGGGCGATCGCGTCTGGATTTGACGAGAGAATGGCAATCCTGAATCTGAATTGCGCATGCCGAGATGACAGAAGTGTGACTGTGTATGCGTTTGAAGCGGATAACCAGCTGTGGAAggacaatgaaaatgaacgGAGTTTTGGTATCTTTGGCAAGCTCGAGTTGCGTAGCATTTTTGATATCTGCAATTAG
- a CDS encoding proteasome component pup2 — protein MFLTRSEYDRGVNTFSPEGRLFQVEYAIEAIKLGSTTVGIRTPEGIVLGVEKRVQSPLLESSSIEKIMEIDNHLGCAMSGLTADARTMIDHARVTAQNHAFTYDEKIKVESVTQAVCDLALRFGESVHDEEAMMSRPFGVALLIAGIDELGPQLYHTDPSGTFVRYDAKAIGSGSEAAQSELQDKWHKQMTLREAQLLTLSVLKQVMEEKLDQHNVQLAQVTTSKGFEILDEASLKDVIEAM, from the exons ATGTTCTTGACGCGTTCTGAATATG ATCGAGGTGTTAACACCTTCTCGCCAGAGGGTCGTCTGTTCCAAG TCGAATATGCTATCGAGGCAATTAAA CTTGGCTCGACAACTGTCGGTATTCGAACACCTGAAGGTATAGTTCTTGGAGTAGAGAAACGCGTACAATCACCTCTACTGGAATCGAGTTCGATCGAGAAAATTATGGAAATTGATAACCACCTTGGCTGCGCTATGTCTGGACTCACAGCCGATGCCAGAACTATGATCGACCATGCGAGAGTCACTGCTCAGAACCATGCCTTCACTTACGATGAAAAGATCAAGGTTGAGAGTGTAACACAAGCCGTTTGCGATCTTGCGCTGAGGTTCGGAGAGAGCGTTCATGATGAAGAAGCCATGATGAGTAGGCCGTTTGGTGTTGCACTTCTTATTGCTGGGATCGATGAACTCGGCCCTCAACT ATACCACACTGACCCGTCAGGAACCTTTGTACGATATGACGCCAAGGCTATTGGATCAGGATCAGAAGCTGCGCAGAGCGAACTACAAGATAAATGGCACAAG CAAATGACACTGCGGGAGGCACAACTACTGACTCTAAGCGTGCTCAAGCAAGTGATGGAAGAAAAGCTCGACCAACACAACGTACAGTTGGCCCAG GTGACGACGTCCAAAGGCTTTGAAATTTTGGATGAGGCGAGCCTGAAGGATGTTATTGAAGCCATGTAA
- a CDS encoding putative alpha-L-arabinofuranosidase A, with translation MWEVKTSFILAVGTSENKYVTICSGDGGLYGELLQNRAFQAVIPGTLNALNAWQPFNGARLSVVSTTKGVSPSLPNSLQVQFPKVVTGPIGFENTGFWGIKVQEGWTYTGSFYAKSDTFTGAVNVSLKSTQGTVFSSATVKGVSKEWEKFSFQFQPTTSAPNENNVFNVVVDGKAAAGQVIFFGMFSLFPPTFRGRENGMRIDLAEALAATRPSVWRFPGGNNIEGMSFDTRWKWNETIGRLEDRPGRLADWGYSNTDGLGLLEYLNWAEDLEAEPILGIWSGISVANYSDLSTWPVVPEADLQPYIDDALNEIEFIVGDAKTTKFGQLRASLGREEPYSLKFIEIGNEDTFQADSYASYRWKAFVDAIGAKFPQMQFLATTLPSTALTPAYTKIDFHQYSSPSWFTNGAFMFDDYPRNGTQFFIGEYAVTSTNDSNALGDLPSGRLAYPTLQGSVAEAAFMTGMERNSDVVFASAYAPSLQHIRNFQWTPDILTFDATRMVKSTSYYVQEMFSVNRGTHVLQTSPVSSPDNAPLYWVASINNETDVVFLKVANAGTADLTAYIFLDFPITGTLSAVSISSPALTPIAGQFGVSNTLDAPEQIIPVSNTWAVPLPDRLNYTFPAMSVTVLTLQSPNFKIA, from the exons ATGTGGGAG GTGAAAACTTCTTTCATCTTAGCTGTCGGCACATCTGAAAATAAATATGTTACAATTTGCAGTGGAGACGGAGGATTATATG GCGAACTCCTACAAAATCGGGCCTTTCAAGCAGTGATTCCTGGTACACTGAACGC ATTGAATGCCTGGCAACCTTTCAATGGTGCTCGTTTATCCGTGGTATCTACCACAAAGGGTGTATCCCCTTCCCTTCCGAATAGTCTTCAAGTACAATTTCCTAAAGTGGTCACCGGACCAATCGGTTTTGAAAACACGGGTTTTTGGG GCATCAAAGTACAAGAAGGATGGACTTACACCGGATCTTTCTATGCAAAATCTGATACATTTACCGGCGCTGTGAACGTTTCACTTAAATCTACGCAGGGCACTGTATTTTCATCTGCTACGGTCAAAGGTGTTTCCAAAGAATGGGAGAAATTTTCCTTCCAGTTCCAGCCAACAACCTCGGCACCAAATGAAAACAATGTGTTTAACGTTGTTGTGGACGGAAAGGCAGCCGCTGGCCAGGTAATTTTTTTCGGgatgttttccttgtttccTCCTACTTTCCGGGGGCGTGAAAATGGCATGCGTATAGATTTGGCAGAGGCACTGGCTGCGACTAGACCATCTGTTTGGCGCTTTCCCGGTGGAAACAACATCGAG GGTATGAGTTTTGACACTAGATGGAAGTGGAACGAGACGATAGGAAG ACTCGAAGATCGACCTGGAAGGCTAGCAGATTGGG GATATTCAAACACTGATGGACTC GGACTCTTGGAATATCTAAATTGGGCCGAGGACCTTGAAGCT GAACCGATCCTAG GCATTTGGAGTGGTATATCCGTTGCTAATTATTCGGACTTATCCACTTGGCCTGTTGTTCCCGAGGCAGATTTGCAGCCTTACATTGACGATGCTCTCAATGAAATCGAATTTATAGTTGGCGATgcaaaaacaacaaaattCGGTCAGCTAAGAGCAAGCCTTGGCCGAGAGGAGCCTTACTCTCTCAAATTCATTGAAAT AGGAAACGAAGACACA TTTCAAGCAGATTC CTATGCTTCCTATCGATGGAAGGCATTTGTAGATGCCATTGGCGCCAAATTCCCTCAAATGCAATTCCTTGCTACCACGTTGCCCTCAACCGCACTCACTCCTGCCTATACTAAAA TTGATTTCCACCAATACAGCTCACCTTCTTGGTTTACAAATGGAGCTTTCATGTTTGATGATTATCCTCGTAACGGAACACAATTTTTTATTG GCGAATACGCAG TGACATCTACGAACGACAGTAACGCTTTAGGCGACCTTCCGAGTGGACGTTTAGCATATCCCACTCTTCAAGGATCGGTCGCTGAAGCCGCATTTATGACCGGCATGGAACGCAACTCTGATGTTGTGTTCGCTTCAGCTT ATGCACCGAG CCTTCAGCACATCAGGAATTTCCAATGGACCCCAGATATCCTGACATTCGACGCTACCAGGATGGTCAAGTCGACATCTTATTATGTGCAAGAG ATGTTTAGTGTGAATCGTGGTACACATGTACTCCAAACCTCTCCTGTATCTTCTCCAGACAATGCGCCATTGTACTGGGTTGCTAGCATCAACAATGAAACAGATGTAGTATTCCTGAAG GTGGCAAACGCAGGGACTGCAGACCTCACAGCGTACATATTCCTAGATTTTCCTATCACCGGAACTTTGTCTGCAGTTTCAATCAGCTCTCCCGCTCTCACACCCATAGCAGGTCAATTTGGCGTCTCGAACACCTTGGATGCGCCCGAACAGATCATACCGGTGTCCAACACTTGGGCCGTCCCACTTCCTGATCGGCTGAACTACACATTCCCGGCCATGAGCGTTACTGTGCTGACTTTACAGAGCCCCAATTTCAAGATAGCATAA
- a CDS encoding DASH complex subunit ask1, whose protein sequence is MPTSRKPITPQPTRWKPNPDPSSIVIPGLDTEASTVDQIEQIEQLITIKLQNIDENFSKIHNVLANKLLPAVKRYAVGTEPVREAAKACFPSVKFWTSFYEQAAQIRIPTFDDYSTVNEVPSEHEEIQEQADKNTEIENQTTRPAPEIYETSAVNSETSFMPGQGAFSSTPAIARQGATDHSYATQGSDPSWTPSMESPLVRLNREINNFVNESTEDSIITSSSSAAQFTPTPAPVETRQEYEPSNFTFQAPTPSEAPRSEKGKGKAPPQPLLKEVLRHTLFNANDSSSFTNNTIKTSPFKFRAKPKTPTIDKSLNPYLRSDDTTASTSNWSGVVDLRDPNVLTPKRGQSKKLASKNPTSAYDDDDDSFDGLPPGMSPPVLMSPARPPRSSAELGLLRLGQTPARDASMRIQHDLLRAEQMRSGGVSIGGRRLSTFPKPDESSMSSTAPTPPSLSRYSRRDDYSTSSSVTKDSSLESMIRHIRSGIAPNVGMTPGMGSTPGLRIRPRAQAQPQQQQRQAEEAPRAYEREYTPPRQYQEDQQRGYSYPSEPATPMYGQQQHLRDDDIDSDSDSLDEINNTGHPSAAFLMASQGIGGDYDDSDSFESNRSDDSLNDEAVAEGIVPVHPFAMTGGTIEDDGFDDDSFDDDDDMQRGRGGEDQYEEETVFGVHPAQRQQLHQARQSDGQNLRMMGDTLLQDTIGIGTQLAASGRVEESPTPASWAH, encoded by the exons ATGCCGACGTCCAGGAAACCCATTACACCTCAACCTACGAGATGGAAACCGAATCCTGATCCCTCATCCATTGTGATTCCGGGTCTGGACACGGAAGCTTCAACGGTCGACCAAATTGAACAGATCGAGCAACTTATCACAATTAAGCTCCAG AACATCGACGAAAATTTCTCCAAAATTCATAATGTGCTGGCTAACAAATTGTTGCCTGCAGTGAAACGGTATGCTGTGGGGACCGAGCCCGTTAGGGAGGCTGCAAAGGCATGTTTTCCTTCGGTCAAG TTTTGGACCTCATTCTACGAGCAAGCAGCCCAGATTCGGATACCGACGTTCGATGACTATTCCACTGTGAATGAAGTACCTTCCGAGCATGAGGAGATTCAAGAACAAGCCGATAAAAACACTGAAATTGAAAACCAGACAACGCGTCCAGCTCCGGAGATTTATGAGACCAGTGCTGTAAATAGCGAGACCTCATTCATGCCTGGGCAAGGCGCTTTTTCGTCGACTCCCGCTATCGCTCGGCAGGGAGCCACCGATCACAGCTATGCAACACAGGGATCGGATCCTTCGTGGACGCCGTCTATGGAATCGCCTCTTGTGCGTTTGAATAGGGAGATTAACAATTTTGTCAACGAGTCGACCGAAGACAGTATCATtacttcttcatcttccgctGCTCAGTTTACGCCGACTCCAGCTCCTGTAGAAACAAGACAAGAATATGAACCATCCAACTTTACGTTCCAGGCACCTACTCCAAGTGAGGCACCGCGATctgagaaaggaaaaggaaaagcgCCTCCTCAGCCATTGCTGAAAGAGGTCCTTCGGCATACTTTATTTAACGCAAATGACAGTTCATCTTTCACTAACAACACGATCAAGACATCTCCCTTCAAATTCCGAGCAAAGCCTAAAACGCCCACAATTGACAAAAGCCTTAATCCGTATCTACGCTCGGACGACACTACTGCGTCTACTAGTAATTGGAGTGGGGTCGTGGACTTGCGAGATCCGAATGTGCTGACACCCAAACGCGGTCAATCCAAGAAACTCGCTTCAAAAAACCCTACTAGTGCctatgacgacgacgatgactcGTTCGACGGACTGCCGCCTGGCATGTCTCCTCCCGTGCTCATGTCTCCAGCGCGGCCCCCACGCTCGTCCGCAGAACTGGGCCTGCTCAGACTCGGACAGACGCCCGCACGAGATGCGTCGATGCGTATTCAGCACGATCTCCTTCGCGCAGAACAGATGAGGAGCGGTGGTGTTTCCATTGGCGGACGGCGGCTGAGCACATTCCCGAAACCTGACGAGTCGAGCATGAGCAGCACTGCACCGACGCCACCGTCGCTTTCGCGCTACAGCCGGCGCGACGACTACAGCACGAGCAGTAGCGTGACCAAGGACTCGAGTCTGGAGAGTATGATACGCCACATTCGTAGCGGGATCGCGCCGAATGTGGGCATGACGCCTGGGATGGGATCGACGCCTGGCCTGCGGATCCGTCCCCGAGCGCAGGCTCAAccacaacagcagcaacggCAAGCAGAAGAAGCACCGCGTGCCTATGAACGGGAGTACACACCACCTAGACAATATCAAGAAGATCAACAACGAGGATATTCATACCCATCTGAACCCGCCACGCCGATGTACGGGCAGCAGCAACACCTACGCGACGACGATatcgactcggactcggactctcTAGACGAAATCAATAATACCGGACATCCATCCGCTGCTTTTCTTATGGCTTCGCAGGGTATCGGAGGGGACTACGACGACTCGGACTCGTTCGAGTCCAACCGGTCCGATGACTCATTGAACGATGAGGCTGTCGCCGAGGGCATTGTACCTGTTCACCCATTCGCCATGACCGGCGGCACGATTGAAGACGATGGGTTTGACGACGATTCatttgacgacgacgatgacatGCAGCGAGGTCGTGGTGGGGAAGATCAGTACGAGGAGGAGACTGTATTCGGCGTGCATCCAGCGCAGAGGCAGCAATTGCACCAAGCACGACAAAGCGATGGGCAGAATTTGCGCATGATGGGGGATACGCTGCTTCAAGATACCATTGGGATTGGGACGCAGCTGGCTGCCTCTGGTAGAGTGGAAGAGAGCCCAACGCCTGCATCATGGGCGCATTga
- a CDS encoding WHI2-like protein P4H10.16c, with translation MANLSNSPITQVSQVPTHTNLQPQLLTRLFLDLRGRRFEVDRETIMNLPESVLLCLFPNGLVLSRQSIALSDGGGDDEEEEVYGVDFDPDCFQFVLTFFRNASDNFYGTATNPGLFGAQQHLFESPDFSPQTSQNPLLSKQAIIVLREELEYFSIPPKDGKAATDHNGIANDTMLDIKRRSGDYLIDKRNIFTALQRNVNKENNVAEQHLIDMLCMSGFDREDEWGFRALEPSRCCISSIALVLLKTGIIHHPNGEKQVEIDGAQMATAQKLLLFWRKPARKCWWDGLDIELPAVGDQPSLTVKLWARRVWTLELSLV, from the exons ATGGCCAATCTCTCCAACTCACCAATAACCCAGGTATCCCAAGTGCCTACGCACACCAACCTCCAGCCTCAACTCCTCACAAGGCTGTTTTTGGATCTTCGCGGCAGGCGCTTCGAGGTCGACCGAGAGACAATCATGAACCTACCGGAATCCGTTCTGTTATGTTTGTTTCCCAATGGACTGGTCCTGAGTAGGCAGAGCATAGCGCTGTCTGACGGTGGTggtgacgatgaggaagaagaggtgtACGGCGTTGAC TTCGATCCCGACTGCTTCCAATTTGTTCTTACCTTTTTCCGGAATGCTTCAGATAACTTTTATGGCACTGCAACCAACCCCGGACTCTTTGGCGCGCAGCAGCATCTCTTCGAATCCCCGGATTTCAGTCCGCAAACCTCCCAAAACCCATTGTTGTCCAAGCAGGCTATCATTGTTCTCAGAGAAGAGCTGGAATATTTCTCCATTCCACCAAAGGATGGGAAGGCTGCTACTGATCACAATGGTATTGCGAATGATACAATGCTTGACATCAAGCGACGGTCTGGTGACTACCTCATTGACAAACGCAATATTTTCACCGCACTGCAGCGCAACGTGAACAAGGAGAACAATGTCGCCGAACAACATCTTATTGATATGTTATGTATGAG TGGATTTGATCGTGAGGATGAGTGGGGCTTCCGTGCACTGGAGCCATCCCGATGCTGTATATCATCAATAGCGCTTGTTCTCTTGAAAACAGGCATCATTCATCATCCCAACGGCGAGAAGCAGGTTGAAATCGATGGTGCACAAATGGCGACGGCCCAGAAACTCCTGTTGTTCTGGCGGAAACCCGCT CGTAAATGTTGGTGGGACGGATTAGACATTGAATTACCTGCAGTAGGCGATCAACCCAGCCTCACAGTAAAACTATGGGCAAGACGGGTCTGGACGCTAGAGCTGAGCCTT GTTTGA
- a CDS encoding Low-affinity glucose transporter, giving the protein MFINPLDAGFLFGYDIGVISGCLIMPDFIRRFGELDDQGKFFLSSSRQSIITSLLSAGGALAQAFTSDRNGRRGSILIWSAVFTIGVAIQTGTTFSIVQLTIGRFIAGLGVGALSVYTTDVKADQAISLYNSETAPKALRGAMLVLYQLQIIIGIFLSYILDLATHSISNSASWRIPVGLQLLLGLILLSGIFFLPESPRHLLGTGRHKEARGVIAALNGVPEDDELVDELVAELDYAIRQENDGGKATWAECFSARNNLWKRTGNGMMLQFIQQLNGQNFYYYYGDTFFQSAGTQLNPFVIQVILGGVSVIGTIPALRLIETWGRRRSLLTGALLEAACALIAGLVGHFTLAPPGTPQDQLTTRNRRGGDTLIAFAVLHLFSFSIFWGPTPPKSIALGSATNWLWNFLLSFFSPRISARIGPLILLIFFGMLLFGYVYVYLFVPETKGLTLEEVDEMYRSGVKPWNSPSWQPSLSREAHEKALKELHHEKRESPELAA; this is encoded by the exons ATGTTT ATTAATCCTTTGGACGCAGGTTTTCTGTTCGGCTACGACATCGGTGTCATCTCA GGATGTTTGATCATGCCCGACTTTATTCGCAGATTCGGAGAACTCGATGATCAAGGCAAATTCTTCCTGTCTAGTTCAAGACAGTCGATTATAACATCACTCCTCTCTGCTGG GGGCGCACTAGCTCAGGCCTTCACATCCGACAGAAATGGACGTAGAGGTTCCATCCTCATATGGTCTGCAGTATTCACAATTGGTGTTGCGATTCAAACCGGAACCACATTTTCCATTGTCCAGTTGACAATCGGCAGGTTTATTGCTGGCCTCGGTGTAGGTGCTTTGTCGG TCTACACTACGGATGTAAAGGCTGACCAGGCGATAAGTCTATACAATAGTGAAACGGCCCCAAAAGCCTTGAGAGGGGCGATGCTTGTGCTTTATCAATTGCAAATTATCATTGG AATCTTCTTAAGTTATATTTTGGATCTGGCGACTCATTCAATCTCAAACTCCGCTTCATGGCGTATTCCTGTCGGGCTTCAGCTTCTGTTAGGTCTCATTCTTCTTTCCGGGATTTTCTTTTTGCCCGAATCTCC TCGACATCTTCTTGGAACAGGCCGTCacaaagaagccagaggcGTTATTGCTGCTTTAAATGGCGTACCAGAGGATGACGAACTCGTCGACGAACTTGTAGCTGAGTTGGACTATGCTATTCGACAAGAGAACGACGGGGGAAAGGCCACATGGGCTGAATGTTTCTCCGCCCGCAATAACTTATGGAAGCGCACGGGAAACGGTATGATGCTTCAGTTCATCCAACAGCTAAACGGGCAAAATTTCTACT ACTATTACGGCGACACTTTCTTCCAGAGTGCAGGTACACA ATTGAATCCGTTTGTTATCCAAGTTATTCTTGGAGGCGTGTCTGTTATTGGTACAATCCCAGCTCTA CGTCTTATCGAAACCTGGGGGCGTCGCAGG TCTTTGCTCACTGGAGCTCTTTTGGAAGCTGCTTGCGCTCTTATT GCGGGCTTAGTTGGCCATTTCACGCTGGCACCTCCTGGTACGCCACAGGACCAGCTCACAACGCGTAATAGGCGAGGTG GCGATACCTTGATTGCGTTTGCTGTACTGCATCTTTTCTCGTTCTCGATATTTTGGGGACCAACTCC ACCGAAAAGTATTGCACTTGGCAGCGCAACCAATTG GTTGTGGAATTTCCTTCTTTCGTTCTTCTCTCCGAGAATATCGGCTCG TATCGGCCCACTTATTTTATTGATATTCTTCGGGATGTTGCTATTTGGATATGTATACGTGTATCTGTTCGTCCCGGAGACAAAGGGGTTGACATTGGAAGAG GTCGACGAAATGTACCGATCAGGGGTCAAACCATGGAATTCGCCTAGTTGGCAACCCAGTCTGTCAAGAGAGGCACATGAAAAGGCACTTAAAGAGTTACATCACGAGAAGAGAGAAAGTCCGGAACTGGCTGCATGA